A DNA window from Salvelinus namaycush isolate Seneca chromosome 30, SaNama_1.0, whole genome shotgun sequence contains the following coding sequences:
- the LOC120025152 gene encoding proteoglycan 4-like codes for MGGKLSKRKKGYDVSDPKDKKEEITVAAVSAVEAVAHAVESKAPAPVAELAAKTAPKVSAAVEGAVESAAVTITEATEEALSAIEAVAKGATAEPAAVPDEPVAAPAEPAPTAEEPVASEEPAAAPEEPAPAAAPEEPAAPEEPVSAPEQPAAVAEEPAAAPEEPVSALEEPAAAEEPAASPEEPVTAPDKTEAPEEPAALDETVAAPKEPAVEEPVPEEPAAAPKEPAPEEPAAAPKEPAVEEPAPEEPAAAPKEPAPEEPAAAPKEPAPEKHDAAPKEPAPEEPAAAPKEPAPEKHDAAPKEPAPEEPAAASVELSAAPEKDAEATEQATEVADTTEPKPAAPEPETETVTGEAPEPEAVPEAPVEAEAASPALEEEPTSVAEAVSESATEAAAEPEAAAEPGSVLEPAAKELPLPVEESVAELEPEAADAVTEAAEPEAADIAEPIPEIIISESAAPAAAEEANAVPQEAVLDNREVVSAEEATAEPSAPAVNGECQEQAAEPAAVSAPEPQQKKCVNGIDKPEDAVEVQIDCELKKDLNLTGDIQIPEAIGEAISQAVDLV; via the coding sequence ATGGGAGGCAAGCTGAGCAAGAGGAAGAAGGGGTACGATGTCAGCGACCCAAAGGACAAGAAGGAGGAGATTACTGTGGCTGCTGTGAGTGCCGTTGAGGCCGTGGCCCATGCCGTGGAGAGCAAAGCACCAGCTCCGGTCGCTGAGTTGGCAGCGAAGACTGCTCCTAAGGTGTCTGCTGCGGTAGAGGGAGCAGTGGAGTCGGCAGCGGTAACCATCACAGAAGCGACAGAAGAGGCCCTGTCAGCTATAGAGGCTGTGGCCAAGGGGGCCACCGCCGAGCCAGCGGCTGTACCAGATGAACCTGTGGCAGCCCCGGCAGAACCAGCGCCAACAGCAGAAGAGCCAGTGGCTTCAGAAGAACCAGCGGCAGCACCAGAGGAGCCAGCACCAGCTGCAGCACCAGAAGAACCTGCAGCCCCAGAAGAGCCAGTGTCAGCACCGGAACAACCTGCAGCAGTAGCAGAGGAACCAGCCGCAGCTCCAGAAGAGCCAGTGTCAGCACTGGAAGAACCTGCAGCAGCTGAGGAACCAGCAGCATCCCCAGAGGAACCTGTAACAGCACCAGATAAAACAGAGGCACCGGAAGAACCAGCGGCACTAGACGAAACAGTGGCTGCACCAAAAGAGCCTGCCGTGGAAGAGCCTGTACCAGAAGAGCCTGCGGCAGCACCAAAAGAACCTGCACCAGAAGAGCCTGCGGCAGCACCAAAAGAGCCTGCAGTGGAAGAGCCTGCACCAGAAGAGCCTGCGGCAGCACCAAAAGAGCCTGCACCAGAAGAGCCTGCGGCAGCACCAAAAGAGCCTGCACCAGAAAAGCATGATGCAGCACCAAAAGAGCCTGCACCAGAAGAGCCTGCAGCAGCACCAAAAGAGCCTGCACCAGAAAAGCATGATGCAGCACCAAAAGAGCCTGCACCAGAAGAGCCTGCGGCAGCCTCTGTGGAACTATCCGCAGCACCAGAAAAGGATGCTGAGGCTACAGAACAAGCCACAGAAGTGGCAGACACTACAGAACCTAAGCCTGCTGCTCCAGAGCCTGAAACAGAGACTGTTACAGGGGAGGCCCCAGAACCTGAGGCTGTGCCCGAGGCACCAGTAGAGGCAGAAGCAGCTTCACCCGCACTGGAGGAGGAGCCTACATCAGTTGCAGAAGCTGTGTCAGAGTCAGCCACAGAGGCAGCCGCAGAGCCAGAGGCAGCCGCAGAACCAGGATCCGTCCTAGAACCAGCCGCTAAAGAGCTCCCCCTACCTGTAGAAGAATCCGTAGCAGAGCTTGAACCTGAAGCTGCTGATGCAGTAACAGAGGCAGCAGAGCCAGAGGCTGCCGACATTGCAGAACCCATCCCGGAGATCATCATTTCAGAATCTGCTGCACCTGCTGCTGCAGAGGAGGCCAACGCTGTGCCACAGGAGGCTGTGCTGGACAACAGGGAAGTTGTTTCCGCAGAGGAGGCTACTGCTGAGCCTTCTGCCCCTGCGGTCAATGGGGAGTGTCAGGAGCAGGCGGCCGAGCCGGCTGCCGTGTCTGCCCCGGAGCCACAGCAAAAGAAATGTGTCAATGGCATTGACAAGCCAGAGGATGCCGTTGAGGTGCAAATTGACTGTGAATTAAAAAAGGACTTGAACCTGACTGGCGACATCCAGATTCCTGAGGCAATCGGTGAGGCAATAAGTCAGGCTGTTGACTTGGTCTGA